The following is a genomic window from Nocardioides thalensis.
TGCGCCGGCATGGCGGCCGACCTGTTCGAGTCGTACGCCGTGACCCTGGTCGCGGCCCTGATCCTCGGCTCCCAGGCGTTCGGCGACAAGGGTCTCGTGCTGCCGCTCCTGATCCCCGCCATCGGCGCGATCACCGCAGTCATCGGCACCTACCTGTGCAAGCCGCGCGCCGGCGAGAACGGGCTGACCACGATCAACCGCGCCTTCTACATCTCCGCCGCCATCAGCGCGGTCGCCTGCATCGTGCTCGCCTTCGTCTACCTGACCGAGGACTGGGCCGACTTCGGCTACATGGGCGACAACGCGCCGGACCTCTCCCCGGCCGTCTTCGCGGCCGGTGCGGTCCTCATCGGCATCATCCTCGCCGCCGGCATCCTGGCGCTCACCGGCTACTTCACCGGCACCGACCACAAGCCGGTCCAGGACGTCGCCCGGACGTCGCTGACCGGCCACGCGACCGTCATCCTGTCCGGCCTCTCGGTCGGCCTGGAGTCGGCGGTCTACACGGCCATCGTCATCGGCGGCGCGGTCTTCGGCGCGGCGCTGCTGGCCGGCGGCGCGGTCGAGCTCGCGCTCTTCGCCGTGGCGCTCGCGGGCTGCGGCCTGCTGACCACGGTCGGCGTGATCGTCGCGATGGACACGTTCGGACCCGTCTCCGACAACGCGCAGGGCATCGCGGAGATGTCGGGCGACGTCAGCGAGGAGGGCGCGCAGATCCTCACCGAGCTCGACGCCGTCGGCAACACCACCAAGGCCATCACCAAGGGCATCGCGATCGCGACCGCCGTGCTCGCCGCGAGCGCGCTGTTCGCGTCGTACACACAGAGCGCGTTCGAGGAGGCCGGCGAGGCGGGGTCGCTCGACCTGCTCGGCGAGTTCATCGTCTACGACGCCAAGCTCATCGTCGGCGCCCTGCTCGGCGCCGGCGTGGTGTTCCTGTTCTCGGGCCTCGCGATCAACGCGGTCGGTCGTGCGGCCGGCGCGGTCGTGTTCGAGGTGCGCCGCCAGTTCCGCGAGATCCCCGGGATCATGGAGGGCACCGGTCGCCCGGAGTACGGCCGGGTCGTCGACATCGTGACCCGCGACTCGCTGCGGGAGCTGGCCACGCCCGGCATCCTCGCGATACTGAGCCCGATCGCCGTCGGCTTCGGCCTCGGCGTGGGCCCGCTCGCGGGCTTCCTCGTCGGCGCCATCGCCACCGGCACCCTGATGGCGGTCTTCCTCGCCAACGCGGGTGGTGCGTGGGACAACGCGAAGAAGCTCGTCGAGGACGGACACCACGGCGGCAAGGGCTCCGAGGCGCACGCCGCGACGGTCACCGGCGACACGGTCGGCGACCCGTTCAAGGACACCGCCGGACCGGCCATCAACCCGCTGCTCAAGGTGATGAACCTGGTCTCGCTGCTCATCGTCGGCGCGATCGTCAGCCTCTCGATCGGCGAGGACGAGAACGACGTGGTCCGGATCCTCATCGCGCTGGTCGCGGCGGCGGGCATCGCGGCCGCGGTGATCATCTCCAAGCAGCGTTCGTCGTCGCTCCACGACGCACCGGAGACGGTCGACAGCACCGCCTGACGACCACGGCGTACGACGCCCCGGCGCCCGCGTGGTGCCGGGGCGTTGTCGTTAGCGTGGCTCCGTGACTCCCGACCTCGCCGCCCCGCTGCGCGACGCGCTGCTCGCCGCCGACTTCACCTACGCCGCCGTCAGCGAGCTCCTCGGCGAGGTCGCGCACACGGCGCTCTCGCGCAACGAGACGACGCCGGCGCTGCGCCGTACGGCGGACGCGGGCTCGCCGCTCGCGACGCTCACCCGGCTCTTCCTCCTCCAGCACGCGGTGAGCGCCGAGGCCGCCGAGCGCGCCCTGCCCGGACTCGTCGACCGGCTCGCCGCCGGCGGGATGCTCGTGCGGAGCGTCGGCGAGGTCGCGGCGCGGCTCGACTGCCGGCCCTACACCGCGGACGACGTGGACC
Proteins encoded in this region:
- a CDS encoding sodium-translocating pyrophosphatase, with the translated sequence MPGIIPAAVEVDGGNLVLVVIVAAIAVGALAMAAMFRQQVLAAGEGTEKMQVIAKAVQEGANAYLARQFRTLGIFAAVAFFALMALPADETMVRIFRSVFFLVGAGFSAAIGYLGMSLAVRANLRVAAAANEVGRDPAMNIGFRTGAFVGMATVGLGLLGASVVVLAFQDEAPHVLEGFGFGAALLAMFMRVGGGIFTKAADVGADLVGKVEQNIPEDDPRNAATIADNVGDNVGDCAGMAADLFESYAVTLVAALILGSQAFGDKGLVLPLLIPAIGAITAVIGTYLCKPRAGENGLTTINRAFYISAAISAVACIVLAFVYLTEDWADFGYMGDNAPDLSPAVFAAGAVLIGIILAAGILALTGYFTGTDHKPVQDVARTSLTGHATVILSGLSVGLESAVYTAIVIGGAVFGAALLAGGAVELALFAVALAGCGLLTTVGVIVAMDTFGPVSDNAQGIAEMSGDVSEEGAQILTELDAVGNTTKAITKGIAIATAVLAASALFASYTQSAFEEAGEAGSLDLLGEFIVYDAKLIVGALLGAGVVFLFSGLAINAVGRAAGAVVFEVRRQFREIPGIMEGTGRPEYGRVVDIVTRDSLRELATPGILAILSPIAVGFGLGVGPLAGFLVGAIATGTLMAVFLANAGGAWDNAKKLVEDGHHGGKGSEAHAATVTGDTVGDPFKDTAGPAINPLLKVMNLVSLLIVGAIVSLSIGEDENDVVRILIALVAAAGIAAAVIISKQRSSSLHDAPETVDSTA